One window of the Misgurnus anguillicaudatus chromosome 8, ASM2758022v2, whole genome shotgun sequence genome contains the following:
- the LOC129449963 gene encoding odorant receptor 131-2-like, producing MNLTSELLDGYEEALVKNIVIVFLGLIINSINAMFVVTFFSNAIFSRDSRYILYIHLVMNDMIMIFVSVALYVMSYTSRFVNFAFCCTLLTLVTTTFMISPLNLAGMAIERFIAICKPLHHHRICTPQRTYIFISFLWCVGAIPSLTDIIILFSTQTASSFRPPVICYSPIVFPTKLHKDHSTYSQVIYMSLVWFILIYTYCRVLFTAKKATSQGAANKARNTILLHGVQLLLCMLSYLTPVLNYVIVFHLPAYTTNLTFLIYLLTNIIPRLLSPLIYGARDQKFAKKIRERFTCKVFILKIVPS from the coding sequence ATGAACTTAACATCTGAACTTCTGGATGGTTATGAGGAAGCTTTAGTTAAAAACATTGTTATAGTTTTTCTTGGACTTATAATTAATTCTATTAACGCAATGTTTGTGGTCACTTTCTTTTCCAATGCAATATTTTCAAGAGACTCcagatatattttatacattcaCCTTGTAATGAATGACATGATTATGATCTTTGTGTCAGTAGCGCTCTATGTGATGAGCTACACTTCACGGTTTGTTAATTTCGCATTTTGTTGCACATTGTTGACTCTTGTTACAACTACCTTTATGATAAGTCCATTGAATCTGGCTGGCATGGCCATTGAGCGTTTCATTGCTATCTGTAAACCTCTGCACCACCATCGGATTTGCACACCACAAAGGACCTACATCTTTATTAGTTTTTTATGGTGTGTAGGAGCCATACCTTCACTGACAGatatcattattttattttcaacacaGACTGCATCCTCTTTCAGACCTCCTGTTATTTGCTATTCACCAATTGTGTTTCCTACCAAACTCCACAAGGATCATTCGACTTATTCACAAGTCATTTATATGTCATTAGTGTGGTTCATTCTGATTTATACTTACTGCAGAGTTTTGTTCACAGCAAAAAAGGCAACTTCACAAGGAGCAGCGAATAAGGCTCGAAACACAATACTGTTGCACGGTGTGCAATTACTTCTTTGTATGTTGTCTTATCTTACACCAGTTTTGAATTATGTTATCGTATTTCATTTACCTGCATATACAactaatttaacttttttaatttatcTGCTCACAAATATTATTCCAAGATTACTGAGTCCTTTGATTTATGGTGCTCGTGATCAGAAGTTTGCAAAGAAAATAAGGGAACGCTTTACATGtaaagtctttattttaaagattgTGCCATCATGA
- the LOC129450882 gene encoding odorant receptor 131-2-like, with product MNSTSDLVDSYEEALVKNIVAVFLGFIINSINGMLVVTFFSNPIFSRDSRYILYIHLVINDMIMIFLSVMLHVMSHTLRFVNFPFCCTLLTLAATTFMISPLNLAGMAIERFIAICKPLHHPQICIPQRTYIFICFLWSIGAIPSLTDIIILFLTQTASSFRPPAFCYPPIVFPTKLHQDRTTYSQVIYMSLVWLILIYTYCRVLFTAKKATSQGSANKGRNTILLHGVQLLLCMLSYLSPVLDYVLYIFFPVHRSKISFFNYLLTNIIPRLLSPLIYGVRDQRFAKELKKTFFCKHLFLRTVPL from the coding sequence ATGAATTCAACGTCTGATCTAGTGGATAGTTATGAGGAAGCTTTAGTTAAAAACATTGTTGCAGTTTTTCTTGGATTTATCATTAATTCTATTAACGGAATGCTTGTGGTCACTTTCTTTTCCAATCCAATATTTTCAAGAGACTCcagatatattttatacattcaCCTTGTAATAAATGACatgattatgatttttttgtcaGTAATGCTCCATGTGATGAGCCACACTTTACGATTTGTTAATTTCCCGTTTTGTTGCACATTGTTGACTCTTGCTGCAACTACCTTTATGATAAGTCCATTAAATCTGGCCGGCATGGCCATTGAGCGTTTCATTGCTATCTGTAAACCTCTGCACCACCCTCAGATTTGCATACCACAAAGGACCTAcatctttatttgttttttatggtCTATAGGAGCCATACCTTCACTGACAGATatcatcattttatttttaacacagaCTGCATCTTCCTTCAGACCTCCTGCTTTTTGCTACCCACCAATTGTGTTTCCTACCAAACTCCACCAGGATCGTACAACTTATTCACAAGTCATTTATATGTCATTAGTGtggttaattttgatttataCTTACTGCAGAGTTTTGTTCACAGCAAAAAAGGCAACTTCACAAGGATCAGCGAATAAGGGCCGAAACACAATACTGTTGCATGGTGTGCAGTTACTTCTTTGTATGCTGTCTTATCTTTCACCAGTTTTGGATTatgttctttatatttttttcccaGTACACAGAAGTAAGATCAGTTTCTTTAATTATCTGCTTACAAATATTATTCCACGATTACTGAGTCCTTTGATATATGGTGTCCGAGATCAGAGGTTTGCAAaagaattaaagaaaacatttttttgtaaacatttatttctaaGGACTGTGCCCCTATAA
- the LOC129450035 gene encoding odorant receptor 131-2-like has translation MNSTSDLVDSYEEALVKNIVAVFLGLIINSINTVLVVTFFSNPIFSRDSRYILYIHLVINDMIMIFLSVMLHVMSHTLRFVNFPFCCTLLTLAATTFMISPLNLAGMAIERFIAICKPLHHHQICIPQRTYIFISFLWCIGAIPSLADIIILFLTQTESSFRPPAFCYTPIVFPTQLHQDRTTYSQVIYMSLVWLILIYTYCRVLFTAKKATSQGSANKGRNTILLHGVQLLLCMLSYLSPVLNYILYIFFPVHRSKISFFNYLLTNIIPRLLSPLIYGVRDQRFAK, from the coding sequence ATGAACTCAACGTCTGATCTAGTGGATAGTTATGAGGAAGCTTTAGTTAAAAACATTGTTGCTGTTTTTCTTGGACTTATCATTAATTCTATTAACACAGTGCTTGTGGTCACTTTCTTTTCCAATCCAATATTTTCAAGAGACTCcagatatattttatacattcaCCTTGTAATAAATGACatgattatgatttttttgtcaGTAATGCTCCATGTGATGAGCCACACTTTACGATTTGTTAATTTCCCATTTTGTTGCACATTGTTAACTCTTGCCGCAACTACCTTTATGATAAGTCCATTGAATCTGGCCGGCATGGCCATTGAGCGTTTCATTGCTATCTGTAAACCTCTGCACCACCATCAGATATGCATACCACAAAGGACCTACATCTTTATTAGTTTTTTATGGTGTATAGGAGCCATACCTTCACTGGCAGatatcattattttatttttaacacagaCTGAATCTTCCTTCAGACCTCCTGCTTTTTGCTACACACCAATTGTGTTTCCTACCCAACTCCACCAGGATCGTACAACTTATTCACAAGTCATTTATATGTCATTAGTGtggttaattttgatttataCTTACTGCAGAGTTTTGTTCACAGCAAAAAAGGCAACTTCACAAGGATCAGCAAATAAGGGCCGAAACACAATACTGTTGCATGGTGTGCAATTACTTCTTTGTATGCTGTCTTATCTTTCCCCAGTTTTGAATTAtattctttatatttttttcccaGTACACAGAAGTAAGATCAGTTTCTTTAATTATCTGCTTACAAATATTATTCCACGATTACTGAGTCCTTTGATATATGGTGTCCGAGATCAGAGGTTTGCaaaataa